In Populus alba chromosome 9, ASM523922v2, whole genome shotgun sequence, a genomic segment contains:
- the LOC118058003 gene encoding uncharacterized protein isoform X2 — MAVDLHDRDSLFLTSQYNHAVENTILAVDNKPTNQNGSTSLASSDFGSALSSPTESELGSTESESDQDDDYIAELTRQMAHHMLQDDDHERHEKTWSVAGWPQSTAWSELGSSQEEETVVVNKFEKFKIKEEEEIHKYANNEGCLSTSLKTLSVPSTVREPEISPADQFQSKQALIENQIKFYKLKNSEQIMKQQESLNGAKRSNWHKQNDPKRQVKQFQSKGRARGGQFTNHYGQKVSWANLQQQHRTGSEMRAVFLGDSCPRSRSGGGTGVFLPRGIGNTSGSQKKPGCSTVLIPARVVQALKLHFDKMGVASRSNGAILPIQQDASSGDVRCGLQQPPQKKSQTPATPAVNSHQGTGLPQEWPY; from the exons ATGGCTGTTGACCTACACGACAGAGATTCATTATTCTTGACCTCCCAATATAATCATGCCGTGGAGAACACCATTCTCGCCGTGGACAATAAACCCACTAACCAAAACGGGTCTACGTCCTTGGCTTCATCTGATTTTGGGTCTGCCCTGAGCTCGCCAACTGAATCAGAACTTGGTTCAACTGAGTCGGAAAGTGACCAAGACGACGATTACATTGCTGAGTTGACTCGTCAGATGGCTCATCACATGCTCCAAGATGATGATCATGAAAGACATGAAAAG ACATGGAGTGTTGCTGGCTGGCCACAATCAACAGCATGGTCAGAGTTGGGCTCGAGCCAAGAAGAGGAGACCGTGGTGGTGAACAAGTTTGAGAAGTTCAAGatcaaagaagaggaagagattCACAAGTATGCCAATAACGAGGGATGTCTAAGCACTTCGCTTAAAACCCTTTCAGTCCCTTCTACTGTCAGGGAACCTGAAATTTCCCCTGCCGATCAGTTTCAGTCCAAGCAAGCTCTTATTGAGAATCAAATAAAG ttctATAAGCTCAAAAATTCAGAGCAGATTATGAAGCAACAAGAGTCTCTAAATGGGGCAAAACGGTCCAATTGGCATAAACAAAACGACCCCAAACGACAGGTTAAGCAGTTTCAAAGCAAAGGGAGAGCTCGTGGTGGGCAGTTTACTAATCATTACGGGCAAAAGGTGTCATGGGCTAATCTACAACAACAACATAGAACCGGATCAGAGATGAGAGCAGTTTTCCTTGGTGATTCGTGTCCAAGAAGCAGGTCTGGTGGTGGCACGGGGGTGTTCTTGCCTAGAGGTATCGGCAATACTTCCGGGTCACAAAAGAAACCAG GTTGTTCAACTGTTCTTATACCAGCGAGAGTAGTTCAAGCGCTGAAACTCCATTTTGACAAAATGGGGGTTGCATCAAGATCCAATGGTGCTATTCTCCCTATTCAGCAGG ATGCTTCGAGCGGTGATGTGAGATGTGGCCTGCAACAACCGCCGCAAAAGAAGAGCCAGACTCCGGCGACGCCGGCAGTAAATAGTCATCAAGGAACCGGTTTGCCTCAGGAATGGCCGTACTGA
- the LOC118058003 gene encoding uncharacterized protein isoform X1 produces the protein MAVDLHDRDSLFLTSQYNHAVENTILAVDNKPTNQNGSTSLASSDFGSALSSPTESELGSTESESDQDDDYIAELTRQMAHHMLQDDDHERHEKTWSVAGWPQSTAWSELGSSQEEETVVVNKFEKFKIKEEEEIHKYANNEGCLSTSLKTLSVPSTVREPEISPADQFQSKQALIENQIKVIQFYKLKNSEQIMKQQESLNGAKRSNWHKQNDPKRQVKQFQSKGRARGGQFTNHYGQKVSWANLQQQHRTGSEMRAVFLGDSCPRSRSGGGTGVFLPRGIGNTSGSQKKPGCSTVLIPARVVQALKLHFDKMGVASRSNGAILPIQQDASSGDVRCGLQQPPQKKSQTPATPAVNSHQGTGLPQEWPY, from the exons ATGGCTGTTGACCTACACGACAGAGATTCATTATTCTTGACCTCCCAATATAATCATGCCGTGGAGAACACCATTCTCGCCGTGGACAATAAACCCACTAACCAAAACGGGTCTACGTCCTTGGCTTCATCTGATTTTGGGTCTGCCCTGAGCTCGCCAACTGAATCAGAACTTGGTTCAACTGAGTCGGAAAGTGACCAAGACGACGATTACATTGCTGAGTTGACTCGTCAGATGGCTCATCACATGCTCCAAGATGATGATCATGAAAGACATGAAAAG ACATGGAGTGTTGCTGGCTGGCCACAATCAACAGCATGGTCAGAGTTGGGCTCGAGCCAAGAAGAGGAGACCGTGGTGGTGAACAAGTTTGAGAAGTTCAAGatcaaagaagaggaagagattCACAAGTATGCCAATAACGAGGGATGTCTAAGCACTTCGCTTAAAACCCTTTCAGTCCCTTCTACTGTCAGGGAACCTGAAATTTCCCCTGCCGATCAGTTTCAGTCCAAGCAAGCTCTTATTGAGAATCAAATAAAGGTCATTCAA ttctATAAGCTCAAAAATTCAGAGCAGATTATGAAGCAACAAGAGTCTCTAAATGGGGCAAAACGGTCCAATTGGCATAAACAAAACGACCCCAAACGACAGGTTAAGCAGTTTCAAAGCAAAGGGAGAGCTCGTGGTGGGCAGTTTACTAATCATTACGGGCAAAAGGTGTCATGGGCTAATCTACAACAACAACATAGAACCGGATCAGAGATGAGAGCAGTTTTCCTTGGTGATTCGTGTCCAAGAAGCAGGTCTGGTGGTGGCACGGGGGTGTTCTTGCCTAGAGGTATCGGCAATACTTCCGGGTCACAAAAGAAACCAG GTTGTTCAACTGTTCTTATACCAGCGAGAGTAGTTCAAGCGCTGAAACTCCATTTTGACAAAATGGGGGTTGCATCAAGATCCAATGGTGCTATTCTCCCTATTCAGCAGG ATGCTTCGAGCGGTGATGTGAGATGTGGCCTGCAACAACCGCCGCAAAAGAAGAGCCAGACTCCGGCGACGCCGGCAGTAAATAGTCATCAAGGAACCGGTTTGCCTCAGGAATGGCCGTACTGA
- the LOC118058009 gene encoding copper transporter 6, producing MDHGHDMPGMGGMAPPPPMNMAGTMPHHEMMMMHMTFFWGKSAEILFSGWPGSSDKRPHMYFVALLFVFVLSILVEWLSHCQLIKPGSNHVAAGLVQTLLHALRVGSAYMVMLAIMSFNGGVFLVAVAGHTLGFLFFGSRVFKKNQNPAKTSDLPPSSC from the coding sequence atggACCATGGTCATGATATGCCGGGCATGGGGGGCATGGCTCCGCCGCCGCCCATGAACATGGCAGGAACGATGCCACACCacgagatgatgatgatgcacaTGACCTTCTTTTGGGGGAAGAGTGCTGAAATTCTCTTCTCTGGCTGGCCTGGGAGCTCTGATAAGAGACCACACATGTACTTTGTGGCtttgctgtttgtttttgtgctttCCATTCTTGTCGAGTGGCTATCCCATTGCCAGTTGATCAAGCCTGGCTCGAACCATGTGGCGGCTGGTCTGGTCCAGACTCTACTGCACGCTTTGCGGGTTGGTTCAGCCTATATGGTCATGTTGGCTATCATGTCTTTCAATGGCGGCGTGTTCCTGGTTGCTGTGGCTGGGCATACTCTGGGGTTCCTGTTTTTTGGCAGtagggtttttaagaaaaaccaaaatcctGCTAAAACCTCTGATCTTCCTCCATCGAGTTGTTGA
- the LOC118058010 gene encoding copper transporter 6, translating into MDPDHHLPAMSPPPPPPSTPMNGTDGMHHNMMMHMTFFWGKETLILFSGWPGTSTGMYVLALVFVFVLAVLVEWLSHSRLVKPGPSNVAAGLIQALVHAVRVGLAYMVMLAVMSFNGGVFIVAVAGHLVGFLIFGSRVFKDTETTPYHKTFELPPTSN; encoded by the coding sequence atggaCCCTGACCATCATCTGCCTGCCATgtcgccgccgccgccgccgccatcAACACCCATGAACGGCACCGACGGGATGCACCACAATATGATGATGCACATGACATTCTTCTGGGGCAAGGAGACATTGATCCTTTTCTCCGGCTGGCCTGGCACAAGTACAGGCATGTATGTGCTCGCCTTGGTGTTCGTTTTTGTGCTTGCGGTCCTGGTCGAGTGGCTCTCTCATAGCCGATTAGTCAAGCCAGGTCCCAGCAATGTCGCAGCTGGTCTTATACAGGCATTGGTGCATGCTGTAAGGGTTGGTCTTGCCTATATGGTAATGCTTGCTGTCATGTCCTTCAACGGCGGTGTGTTTATTGTAGCCGTGGCAGGACATCTCGTAGGTTTTTTGATCTTCGGGAGCAGAGTTTTCAAGGATACAGAGACGACGCCGTATCACAAGACCTTCGAGCTTCCTCCAACAAGTAATTGA